One Neoarius graeffei isolate fNeoGra1 chromosome 16, fNeoGra1.pri, whole genome shotgun sequence DNA segment encodes these proteins:
- the cdr2a gene encoding cerebellar degeneration-related protein 2 codes for MLADVIVEEDFDKEQELWYSKKELEHDLHLAAELGKTLLERNHELEQGLQQMYSTNQEQLQEIEYLNKQVELLRQMNDQHTKMYEQLDVAARDLEVTNHRLVLDNRTAQGKIQSLTDTIDSLQSHMENLQKQVEELKASQSERSRRERAEARRGLAAQSVSCLYDLHRDMRLSSQSHGDDRSWWTLDPGLVEEEKSTLQSALRNLHAQLGSERERREAAEKVMELTERENRALEEQLAQLEGRRRHQAELEAEVEELRQLWRSESSSVRPTDSLVAEAVLFLAVEKGAGSGVEVVEEEEGSEQEQRRGHELTCIRRSEAVRQRGISLLNEVDAQYSVLKTKYEELLLRCQRGDDALRHKAVQTPAAALKTPSASLTDDAYQPEYRALFKEIFTCIQKTKEDLSENRATPRHKQ; via the exons ATGCTTGCGGATGTGATAGTGGAGGAGGATTTTGATAAAGAGCAGGAGCTGTGGTACAGCAAGAAGGAGCTTGAACACG atCTACACTTggctgcagagttgggaaagactTTGCTGGAGAGGAACCATGAGCTGGAGCAGGGCCTTCAGCAGATGTACTCCACCAATCAGGAGCAGCTTCAGGAGATCGAG TACCTGAACAAGCAGGTGGAGCTGCTGAGGCAGATGAATGATCAGCACACTAAAATGTACGAGCAGTTAGACGTGGCAGCGCGAGACCTAGAGGTGACGAACCACAGGCTGGTGCTGGACAACCGCACAGCCCAGGGAAAGATCCAGAG CCTGACTGATACCATCGACAGCCTGCAGTCCCACATGGAGAATCTGCAGAAGCAGGTGGAGGAGCTGAAGGCGTCGCAGTCAGAGCGCTCAAGGAGAGAACGTGCTGAAGCTCGTCGAGGTCTGGCAGCTCAGAGCGTCTCCTGCCTCTATGACCTGCACCGGGACAT gcGTCTGAGCTCACAGAGCCACGGTGACGATCGCTCGTGGTGGACTCTGGATCCTGGCCTGGTGGAAGAGGAGAAATCCACCCTGCAGAGTGCATTGCGTAACCTGCATGCCCAGCTGGGCAGTGAGCGTGAGCGTCGGGAAGCAGCAGAGAAGGTCATGGAGTTAACCGAGCGAGAGAACCGGGCACTGGAGGAACAGCTGGCACAGCTGGAGGGCAGGCGACGGCACCAAGCCGAACTGGAGGCCGAGGTGGAGGAGCTGCGGCAGCTGTGGCGCTCTGAATCATCGAGTGTTAGACCTACAGACTCGCTCGTAGCCGAAGCTGTGCTCTTCCTCGCTGtcgagaagggggcggggtcagGGGTGGAGGTGGTAGAGGAAGAGGAAGGGTCAGAACAGGAACAGAGACGCGGGCATGAGCTGACGTGTATACGGCGATCAGAGGCAGTCCGGCAGCGTGGGATCTCTCTGCTGAACGAGGTGGACGCGCAGTACAGCGTGCTGAAGACCAAATATGAGGAGCTGCTGCTGCGCTGCCAACGTGGGGACGACGCCCTGAGGCACAAAGCCGTCCAGACGCCCGCCGCTGCCCTCAAAACTCCATCAGCCTCCCTCACTGATGATGCGTACCAGCCTGAGTACAGGGCACTCTTCAAGGAGATCTTCACATGTATCCAGAAGACCAAAGAGGACCTGAGTGAGAACAGGGCCACGCCCAGGCACAAACAGTGA